In one window of Microbacterium profundi DNA:
- a CDS encoding WXG100 family type VII secretion target: MSVYTVDTEAVFAATGAARATMERLRSESLALKAQLTQLQSSWTGTASVAFQGCSDQWSAAQLHVEQVLESISGALGSAATQYSDADQYSASLFR; this comes from the coding sequence ATGTCCGTATACACCGTCGACACCGAAGCGGTCTTCGCCGCCACAGGTGCCGCCCGAGCAACAATGGAACGGCTGCGCAGCGAATCACTCGCCCTGAAGGCGCAGCTGACCCAGCTGCAGTCGTCCTGGACCGGCACCGCATCCGTCGCATTCCAGGGGTGCAGTGATCAGTGGAGTGCCGCGCAACTGCACGTCGAGCAGGTGCTGGAGTCGATCAGCGGCGCGCTCGGCTCCGCCGCCACGCAGTACTCGGACGCCGATCAGTACTCGGCCAGCCTGTTCCGCTGA